In Quercus robur chromosome 11, dhQueRobu3.1, whole genome shotgun sequence, the following proteins share a genomic window:
- the LOC126707505 gene encoding uncharacterized protein LOC126707505: MPKKMGVNSKAEAARARKSATESERKDREAREKEEQYWREAEGAKSRAAKKREEEAEKKAEAAARRAEAKKQAELEEKELEKAASKKVDKKASRVSIPVSKVTEAELRRRREEEQAEMQKKAEEGKKKQSRTAEEEEYERTVLVSNTNRDDSIIEARSVEEAIAQISVADTLPVDRHPEKRLKASFKAFEEAELPKLKEEKPGLTHNQYKGMIWKLWKKSPDNPLNQVSE, from the exons ATGCCGAAGAAGATGGGAGTGAACAGCAAAGCCGAGGCGGCTAGGGCGCGGAAGAGCGCCACCGAATCGGAGCGCAAAGACCGGGAGGCGCGTGAGAAGGAGGAGCAGTACTGGCGCGAAGCCGAGGGAGCGAAGTCACGCGCCGccaagaagagggaggaggaagCCGAGAAGAAGGCCGAAGCGGCGGCGCGGCGGGCCGAGGCGAAGAAGCAAGCGGAATTGGAAGAGAAGGAGCTGGAGAAGGCGGCGAGCAAGAAGGTGGACAAGAAAGCGAGCCGAGTTTCGATTCCGGTCTCGAAAGTGACCGAGGCTGAGCTGAGGCGGCGGCGCGAGGAGGAGCAAGCGGAGATGCAGAAGAAAGCTGAAGAGGGGAAGAAGAAACAGAGCCGTACGGCAGAGGAGGAGGAGTATGAGAGGACGGTGCTTGTTTCGAATACAAATCGCGATGATTCGATCATTGAGGCGAGGTCGGTTGAAGAGGCGATTGCTCAGATCAGTGTTGCGGATACCTTGCCGGTCGATCGGCACCCGGAGAAAAGGCTCAAGGCTTCGTTCAAG GCTTTTGAGGAAGCCGAGCTCCCCAAGCTGAAGGAAGAGAAACCAGGCCTTACTCACAATCAATACAAGGGCATGATATGGAAGTTATGGAAGAAATCTCCGGACAATCCTCTTAACCAG GTTTCTGAGTGA